A region of the Salvia splendens isolate huo1 chromosome 11, SspV2, whole genome shotgun sequence genome:
AAGCATTGCAGAAGAAATAGAACCACCTAGACAGTCTTCTGCTGGTGATGCTAAGTTTTTGAATGGAAATCTTCACTGGTTGGCATCCGGTTCCAATTTGGTTTGTTGCTTTGTTCTTGAAACCGAGCTCTTCACCACTTTTTCTCATCCTATTCAAGATTATCATGGTGATTGGAGCCGCGAATGTTGTGCATTTGAGATATTCATTTTGGAGGATTTGCTATGTTTATGCGATATTTCAGATGATGTGCATGTTTTTATTTGGAGGATGAACAATTCTGGAGATGCGAAATCTTGGGTAAAGAAATATACTTTCGACCAACAACCATATATCCTGAATAATGTTTTGCCACTCAAAGTTTTGGAAAATGGTGAATTGTTCACATCGAATGCAAATGATCGACTATTTATCTACTCCCAAAACACAAAAGCTGTTGAAACATTTGGCCTTCTTCAACGAgctatttatttgtatttttccaATATCACCATTTATACCCCAACCTTTCTTTCTCTCAAAAGTATGGGTATTCACAATGTTGGGtcatcatatttttattaggaAAAACATATTCATTGtgcttcaacatatttttgtaCTAGTTATTTTGTTTCAACGGATTCTAGATTTTAATAGAatgattaaattttttgtttgtcATTTGTTATTTATCCAATTTCCATGTTATATCCTACTCGAGGTACAAGTTACAATTATTGAGGTAATTTTTATACGATTTTGTATCTTAAGACATTAGAATTTCAGAATTAGATTCtataaaaatatacaaatcTTGTGATTATTAGTTAGCATAAGTCAAGCACAACTGCTTTTGTTGTTGATAAATACCGTGGCAGTGAAATCCATTGTGAACAAGTCATCATTTGCCAAAACTTTGAGTGGATAAACAAGTCCATATCCAATTAATCCTTTGAAGGAGGTATATACGTCACCCCAAGTATAATCATCTCCATAGTTGTCCATCCATCAAATAACAACAAGAGTATTATTATTCCATATGATATCGCAAAAACATAGCCGACTCTCCATAACACAGCTGATAATGGTCATGTTTGCTGCCATCATAATCCGGAAGAGAAAATTTGGTAAATAGCTCGGCCTCAAGGTCGAAGCAACTAACAAAGAGATTGTTCTCCGAATCAAATTCCAACCAATGAAGATTTCCATTGAAAAATACGGCATAATCACCCGGTGCTCTAAGGTTGAGAAAACAACAACTACGGAAATTTTCCTCGAAATCATATCCAAACAAACCTTTCATGTGGTGGTGTCGCTGCGATGCTTCTCCACAACCCTTCTCCTCCTAGAGTGTATACATAATACGACCTAAACTGATTGCCACATACAATCTTATATTGCCCGGTTAATTTGCTCACTCCAAATCCAAAAGTGCAACTGTGTGTACGCGAAGGCAGATGAGGAAGCTCGGCATATTCACGAGTCAATGGATTGCATATGAATAAAGTATTAGCGCATCCATCTCTCAGGAAAATCAAACCATTAGCTGAATCAATTACAACGCGATTATGGGCATGATAGAAAGGAGGCAAGTTGAACCCGAAAAGTGGCTCGTACTCCTCATCGCACACCGGGAAAAGCTTGTCTCGGTTAACGACAGCGAGGCAGGGTTCCGGAGTGTAGGACCTCTTAAAGTGATTACGCCATGATTTGCAAACGCACTTGCACCTCATAATGCTTCTAATCGGAAGTTTTCTGAGGATCTCTATCGCCATCTCTTGCTGTAGATTTGTCAACAAATCTTTCTTCTGCAACAGTCTTTTACTTCTTAGTACAGTAGGAGTTTCTAGTGATCTTCATCGATACCAACCTATGAATTTATTTACATAAATTAGATCATAGAAAGAAGACaaaaaacaaatttaacaacaaaaataaattgtCAATTTACATAATCAATAACACATAAACAAAACAGCcataattgaaattaattagAGAATTCACCAAACAAATTAACAACTaagaataaattatatttaaatctaACAAAATGGTAAATTCAACAGCAAATACACATGCACAATCTCCTTTATCTTCATAGCAAAAACCTATTTTCAATCCATCAATTCATCAGCACCTGTCTAATTAATTTTCGAAATTTAAACTCTCACTACAAAATAATTGGTCGAATTTTGCAAATCATTACCTACCTAATTATATCTCGAATAGTTGCAAAGGAAGGCAGCGGCAAGGTTAGGGTTTTAAAGATGAATAGGCTATTTAGTATTTATATTCTTAAATTGTTGGGCTTCCAAATCATCAAATTAATTAGCCCAATTTTAGTTCGTTTCAGGTGGGGTCGATCGTCCTCGGTCCATGGGCCAACAGCCTTCGCCATGGGTCGGGTTGTGAAATTTGCACATAAGTTTAAATCTCATGATTTTAcagaccaattttaaagttcgtgggaataAACTAGATTTTTGCTCAAATGGTATTTCCCTTTACTAAATTAATTGCCATTTTTGAACTAAATATTGATGGGTTATTTAATTAAGCAGTTTAAATTAACTATGGTATATAATTAAGAATAGTTTTATTCATacttattcattttatttaacataGTATTCTGGTaacacaaacaaaaagcaaCATTAGAAATTGTAGGTAAACACAACGCCCAAAATCGAATACTGATGTAGTTGGAGtttaacagaaaaaaaaatggttaaATAAGAGATTATCAACagaaaatataaacattttataaataaggatccaatcaaataaaaattaataatatgtaACACCACTATTGGAACAAAAAAAGTACaagaaattatgaaattataggaacctataaatatatgtttgcctaataaaaatataatgactGAACATTGTGAATCCTCATATTTTTGAGCGAGAGAAAGCTTGGGATATAACTGACAATGTTGGAAGAATAAAATGGAGATCGGCGAAGAAGACCGTTTCTCACAAGATTCCCAGTGTTCCTAGAATAGGTAAAAAGTTTATTATCTCTTTTCAACGTAAACAACAAGTCACCATCTACAGAAACTTTAAACGGAAAAATAATATCACGGATATCTGGTCGGTTGACCGTAAATGCCTTTACCCAGGAATTTGCATCCCCATAGTTGTTCATCCACCAGATAACAACACTACCACCTACTAAAATGTCACATAAACATAGTCGACCCTCCAAAACACAAAACCGATATTCGCTATtcttatataaaaaatatacaagaTGGTCGCCATAATTACGAGGAGGGAGAGAAAAACTGGTAAAGAGTTCAGTTTCAAGATCAAAGCAGCAAACCAAGGTATTCCTCTCCACATTATCAGATGTCAACCAGTGAAGATTTCCGTTAACAAACAAATGCAGCATTATCCTGAGGGAGTCTAGGGTGTCCTATCGCAGCTCCAACGCTTCTCCACGACCCTCCTAGAGTGTATACATGACATGTCGTATAATAATTACCACATAAAATCTTGTACTGCCCACTTAatctgctaactccaaatccgAACACGCTGCCTTGCATAGGCATACTAGGAAGCTCAACATATTCACTTGTAATTGGATTGCATACGAAAAGAATCTCGTTACATCTACTCGACCCATCCCACACCAGAAGCAAACCATTAGTTGAACCAACTACCGCACGATAGCAGCCGAGGGTTGTAACTTCAATTTTTGGAGGGAAGTTGAACCAGCGAAGCCGCTTGCAAGCCTCGTCGCAGACAGCATACCCCTTGGTTCGATGCACGAAAGCGAAGCCTGGTTTCGGATTATACGACTTTGCAAAGTCACTCCCTtctaaaatttagaaaaattctaaagtttctatttttaaggaacggtccaaaattgaaatagttgctatttttaaaaaacggagggagtatataacatCACATTGGTCTGAACTGGcgcattttattttcttcgcACTAATTTCCAGctacaattaattttataaaatgggaaataatattagtatatgaaattttaaaaattacaaatgtataacaattaaataaacaaCCATTTTTCCAGATACCATTTTTCCAATTCACTCGATACTAAATAACCTATTCTTAAATAAAtttagaaagaaataaacaaataatttaaatatactaaatTATCCCTTCATACAAAAAAGTAAAGATAGGGTAAATATGTCCAAAACTAATGAAACAATACCTCtaatgaattaaaattttgtctaGATACACCTCAGATATACATCTTATACTGTTCAGATACAATTTTTGTAGTTCAGTCTTTAATATTAAGATAGATTATTAAATGGTTGGGCTTCGAAATCAACAAATTAATTAGCCAAATTAGAACTCTATTTCTATTTCATTTAATGGATTTGTTTTCCAAATTATTAACAATTCTGATGTTGTTCGGAAAATATCTTGATAGTATATACTCGGAGGAAAATGTTAGGCACTATTTCTAATAATAAGTCTTTTTTTAAGATATGGATACTCATCAAAATCAATTGCCCTTTGTATTTATATAAGAAACTATGTCCATTGCCTTGTTAAACCAAATCGTGCATTCACCACCAATCCACCGTAGGTAATTTTAGCTTGCAACTTAGAAATTGTAAAGAATCCTAATTGATTTTGAATTTGAGATATAATGATTTAGTTGGAGATTGACATAAATAACATATGATTAACAGAAAACTCAATCATTTTACAAATAAGgatataatgaaataaaaatgaaatatacatAACGCCACTGTTACAAGAAAGAATATTACAAGAACCTACATATATATGTTTTCCTAATAAAAACTTAATGACTGAACATTGTGAATCCCCATACTTCTGAGCGAGAGAAAGCTTGGGATATAAATAACGATGTTGGAAGAATAAAAGGGAAATCGGCGAAGAAGACCACATCTCACAATATGCCCAGTGTTCTTGGAGTAGGTAAATAGTTTATTATCTGTATTCGTCGTAAACAACAAGTCGCCATTTGCAGAAACTTTGAGCGGTAAAAGAATTTCACAAACATCTAGTTGGATAGTAAATGCCTTTACCCAAGAATTCGCATCCTCGTAGTTGTTCATCCTCCATATAACAGCAATATGACATACTAAAATATCGCATAAACATAGCATACCCTCCAAAATACATAATCGATATTCGCCATTCATATATAAACAATATCTATGAGGGTTACCATAATAACGAGGAGGAAGCGAATAACTTGTAAAGAGTTCAGTTTCAAGATCGAAACAACAAATCAAGGGATTCCTCTCTGGATCAGATGTCAACCAGTGAAGATTTCCATTCAGAAATACTGCATTTTCCCGAGGCAGTCTAGGGCGGCCAATTGCTGCTCCAATGCTTCGCCATGACCCTCCTCCCCTTCCTAGAGTGTATACATAACACGACGCACAATAATCGCCACATAAAATCTTGTATTGCCCACTTAATTTGCTAACTCCAAATCCGAATACACAGCAACGTGTAGGCGGACGAGGGAGATCGATATATTCACTTATAATTGGATTGCATACGAAAAGAATTTCGTTCAATATTTTCCATCCATCCCGCACCAAAAGCAAACCATCAACCGAACCAACTACTGCACGGTCACAAGCAGTAGTTGAATCTTGTTTGTGAGGAGGAGGCAAGCCGAACTGGCAAAGTGGCTTGTAGTCCTCGTCGCAGACAGCGTAGCCCATGGCTCGATGCACGAAACCGAAGCCGGGTTTTGGAGTATACAACGTTGCAAAGTCACCCCCTTTTATCAGATTGCGCCATGATTTACAAACATGCGTGCATGTTATAATACTACTAATCGGGAGTCTTCCCAAGATCTCTATCATCATCTCTTGCGGTAGATTTGTCAATAAATCTTTCTTCTGCATCAATCTTTTACTTCTTCTGAGAGCAATTGGGGCGCTTTGATTCATCATTCGAGGCTTAGTGATCTTCATCGATAacaagaaataagaaaaaactATTCTTCTAATTCTATTTATAACAACCAATTACTCCTATTTCGAACGGGAAACGGTGTaagaataatttttttctcttaccAATCTATATCTTTAACAAAACGAACGGCTTTATCTAAAGAAATTTGCATATTTATCTAATGAATCTAATTAAGATTCGGCCGAAATCCAAATAATTTTGATTCGGCATGGGTGGGCTATGGTGCTAAGAATGATTGGGCTTCATATGAAAAAATTATTTAGCCCAATTCCAGTCCATTCTCAATCACACAATTACTCCCTcggtccgcgaataggagtatcatttcttttcagcaccggtttaataaatatttagaaaagtggatggaagaaatatttagaaaagtggatggaagaaatatttagaaaagtggatggaagaaatttagtggaatatgagtcacacatgtatatattagttttaaataagtATGTGAGTGagataagttagtggaatgtgaggtctctTTACtaattatagtactccctctttGTTTAATATGAcacgtttttctttttagtttgtcccaactaagatgacacctttctttttttagaaaccttctctctccaattaatacatctaaccactttttctcactcccATTAAAAATTGTCGGCCAAGAAATATGTCATCttaactgggacggagggagaagTGATTATGAACTTGAACTTTTATTTGTGGACggaccgaaatagaaaaatgggatTTCTATtcatggacgaagggagtactagttACACATTCGTCCGATCGTGGCGTATTTTATTGTCTtcacattaattttttatgaaatgaGAAACAATAGCATTATATGGAGTTTAAAAGCAACAAATGTAACCAAACGTAAAACTAAATAAGTTTCAAAATCAACCAATATGCACACAAATGTATGATACGATGAAAAAATGGTAAACGTAAAATTAATCATTTAGTAAATAACGatctaataaaatgaaaatttaaaatatataaggTTCAGAACAAAAAATTGTACCAGAAtctttgaaaatataaatatctttacatgttgcttaataaaaacttaatgaTTGAACATTAGGAATCCCCATAGCTGTGAGCGAAAGAAAGCTTGGGATATAAGTGACGATGTTGTAAAAATAAGATTTATATTGGCGAAGATGAGCATTTTTCACATGACGCTCGGTCTTTTTGGAGTAGATATATAGTTGATCATCATCAGACTTTGCAAACAACAAGTCACCATTTGCAAAAACTTTGAGCGGCAAAATAATTCCAATGATATCACCTACCGCATATGCCTTTACCCAAGAATTCGCATCCCCATAGGTGTTCATCTGCCAAATAACAGTACGACAAGGTTGTACAATATCGCATAAACATAACCGACCATCCAAGACACATAGCTGATATCCGCCATTCAAATATAACGGGTATCCATCATCATAAATAATGTGATCAGGAGGAGGGAGAGAAAAGTTGCTATAGAGCTCGGTTTCAAGATCAAAGCAACAAACCAAGGTATTCTCCTTAGAATCAATTGTCAACCAGTGAAGATTTCCGTTGAAAAATACTGCATTTTCCCAAGGCAGTCGAAGGCGGCCTGTTGCCCCAACAATGCCTCTCCAACaccctcctcctcttcctagaGTGTATACATGAGCACCACATATAATCTTGTATTGCCCGCTTAATTTGCTCACGCCAAATCCAACTACGTGACTATCCGCAGGCTGAAGAGGGAGCTTGATATATTCACTTGTAATTGGATTGCATACGCAAAGCCGAGCATCAATTCCACACACCAAAATCAAACCATTAGTTGAACCAACTACGACACGAAGGAGATAAGTAGTTGAATATATTTTGAGAGGAGGAGGAAAGTCGAAGTGGCAAAGTGGCTCGCAGGCCTCATCGCAGACTTCAAACCCCATGTCTCGATGAACGAAAGCCAGGCCTGGTTGCGGAGTATGCAACATCCCAAAGTCACCCCCTTCCCCTTCTATCATACTGCGCCATGATTTACAAACATACTTGCACCTCATAATGCTTCTAATGAGAAGTCTTCCCAAGATCTTTCTAATGATATCTTGTGGTAGATTTGACAAAAAGCACAATATTCTTTTACTTCTTCTGAGGGCGAGGGCAATAGGGGCGCTTTTATTCATCATCCTTTTAGTGATCTTCATCAATATATATCTATAACAAAAAGAACAGCTTTTTCTAAacaaatttaatcatttatCTCAACACATAATATAAGTAAGAGGATTCAGCACAAATAAGCAAATTTAATAATAAGAGAACGGTTAGTTGATTAGACGATTCTCACAACATAAATGAATTAACTATTAGTAATCAATatacaaaacacaaataaattgaaatagTATAAAGTAGAATTGCTCGAAATTCATCAACACTTACCTAATTACTATTAATTGCTCGAATTCAGCTAGCACTCTGTCGAAATCGAAATAATTGCTTGATTTGGTGGAGAGTGAAGAAAAATCGAAATAATTGCTTGATTTGGTGGAGAGTGAAGAATGAGTTGCgcattttatatgaaaatattagggtatttaaatatttataatccAAAATGAGTTGGGCTTTCATTTGAAAAAGCTATTTAGCCCAATTTTTAGTTAAATGATATAACATCAAAAATGAGTTTGTGTAGAAAACTTCTCTAATCACATGTCAAATCTAAATTCATTTTTGGATTTTTCTATGGAACGTTACTAAATATGGTGCTACTCTAAAAATTTAGAGACATGTACTAAAATTTTgtgtaaaatttgaatttaattattggAGTAAAACTACTTTTTTATGTGATATATACTCAAAAATGGGTTTCAGTTTGAAGTAAGTAATTGGAGATAGTCTAAATAATGAGGTTGGAAACCGTTGAAGAAGATCATATTTCACTAAATACCGTATGTTTTTGGAGAAGATAAATATCCATTATTTGTATTTACTGTAAACAACAGTAACTATTTGCAATAACTTTGAACCAGTAAATAAATAATCGATTATTTGTATTTACTGTGAAATAATAAGTTACTATTTGCAAAAACTTTGAACACTCATTCATGTATAAAATGTAAATTAAAGCATGATGTTcgtatagttttattttttaaacacAACACATTTAATTATTGTCCCTAGTATTACAATTTACCATGGAAACATACAGTCACAATTGTATACTTTGGGATCGAACAAGAGGGGGTTAAAcaataaatttgaataatacTCTGATAGGGATCTCACATTCTTATTCGATCACCAAATATCTTCGGCCATATCTCCTCAACAATACATGGCATATCTTTTTTGATTTAGGACTCTCATTTTTGTtagttatctttatttattttccatatattttgtaatcttttattttaattatcttgCTATGCAAgataggtttagggtttagaattctataatttatagaattctCTATTCATTGAGAAATCGCCCCCAGCATAAGTagggtttatcttgttcttAGTTTCACGGTAAATCGTTGTAGTCCGATAGATCAAGGGTCTATCAACGGGTGCTTGATTTACTCTTCTCCCACCACAAACCATCTCATCCGAAGCTCTCTCAAAATCTCCCAAAAAATTGAAGTCACGTCACATTTTTGTCTCAAAATCTCTCATAATAAAAAACCCCATTCACGGCACTCTCTCACATCACCCCAATCTTCCCCACCCATTCACGGCACTTTGACAGTTTCAATATGAACATCCAATTCGCCAACCAGGACGAGAAGTTCTTGACGCACAGGCTTGAGCGGGAGTCCTTCGCGCGACGGCATGATGAGTTGAATAGTAGGCTCGAGGAATACTTGGCCAAACTTGCGGCCGCCGGTGTTAAGGCGACGAAGGAGCCGCTCGACCCTCCACCAGCGGCAACCATGAAACACGGATGGCAACTACCGCCATCGCTTACGCAGGCACCGCGCGGCGTATCACCCGCACCCTTGCCGCGCCTGAGAGTTGATCCTCCTCGTTTCGATGGAGAGAATGTTGTCCAGTGGATTAAGAATATGCAGATTTATTACAAGCACCGTTACACGCCTCTACCTGATTGTCTATACTGTTGAGAAAAGAGATTATTAAGTCCCAAGAAGATGCATGAGTTCCAAGAGTATTGGAAAATAAGAATAGCATTTATTATGATGTATGGTTCCTAGATACATTTATGTCTAAACTCCTATTTATACCCATGTATAATGTATCAAAACTCATCCAATGAATTCAGTTATTCAATCCAATATGGTATCAAGAGCAGAAGAAAAAATCGATCCGTGAGCCAATTCAAAAGTAGTTCTTTGGAACTCAGATTTTTCCTCATCACTGTTCCATACCCTTCCAAACCAATCAGCCAAGATCAGGCAACAAACCATCCCTATCCAATCTCAGAAAAAACCATACAGTAGCCCCTGTTGCAATAAAAACCAAGATCAAGTAAGTACCACATCCTCAATGGCCAACAAGACAATTGAAACAGTTTCAATCGGAATCAAACTAGATGGGAAAAACTTCCCAATCTGGTCGAAGTTGATGCGCGTCGCAATCGGAAGTCGACAGAAGCTCGACCACATCGAAGGAGAGAAGGCTCCTCCCCAAACCAATGATCCAAAATTCCAGGAATGGCAAGCATCCGACTTCACAGTTTTTTCGTGGCTCATCAACAACATGGAACAACGACTCGTGCTGCAGTTTGCTCAACATCAAACTGCTAAGGCAATGTGGCGGAGCCTTACAACTACTTTTGGAACCAGAGTTGATCCAGTCCAAGTATACGATTTGGAGGACAGAACCAACAAACTCCGACAAGGAAACGACTCCCTCGAAGCCTATTGGAGCGAACTCCAGAATCTCTGGGTGGGGATGGACAACCGTAAGCCATGTCCCTACAAATGTTGTGAAGAAGCAATCAATACATACAAAAAGGAAACTGAGACAAAGAGATTATATCAATTTCTATCCGGATTAAACGAGCGACACGATGGGCTCCGGAGGGAGCTCCTAAAAGAGAATCCCGAACCAACCGCAGAGGATGCATTCGGAAGAGTAAAACAAGAAGAATCCAGGGAGGGGATTTGGAAACCAGCCACCCAAACCCTAGATTCGGGAATAGGCGGCGGGTTCGGTGCGAgacaaccaccaccacaacTCCAATTCCGAGGAATCCAGTCGCCTCCCCACAGCTCATCGGCGCTACCACCGCGAGGGAACTCCAACAATCGAAAGGGAGTTGACAAATCAAAACTCTATTGCACACATTGTGGGATGACCAAGCACACCAAGGAGACGTGCTTCAAACTCGTCGGCttcccggaatggtgggaagatggtcacaaatcaaacaagaacAACACCGGCAAGGGAAGAATCGCCGTCGGGCGAGAAGGAGCAGACGAGAGCTTTTTCCTAGCGGGCAACCAAGTGGCCGCCGGCGCTGGGAACGATGGCAGCCGTCCGATTGGGAGCTCAGCGGCGGGCAGCTGGTGGGGATCTGGTGGAGGAAGCGGAAAAGAGGAAGAAGCTGCTAAGGCGTCGTATACACGCTCAATTGAAGGTAAAGGGTTTGGGGCTTTGCCTCAAACCCTTGCTTTTTCTCACTCTCTCAATTTGCACCCCAAGAAAAGTGGTTTGTTAGGAAAAGAACCCCAAGTCACCCCAAAATTGCAAAACATGCCCTTTATGCATGCTGATATTCCAAAAACACCCCATATAGAATGTAGGAATCGTTTTTCAGTCCTAAATAATGATTTCGATATTTCAGTGGcttgtaaagtaaaaaaatcagATATTAGGGATGAAAGGGggtggatatttgattgtggagcaACGGATACTATGTCATACGATAGGGCTGATTTTGGGGAATTATCAAAGTCAAAAAGAATATATATCGAGACAGCGGGAGGGGATCTTGTTCCGGTTGAAGGGGCAGGGACTATTCAAATATCTCCAACATTGAAAATTGCTAATTGTCTTTATGTTCCCACGTTATCACAAAAATTGATGTCTGTCTCCCATGTAACACGAGAACTCAACTGCAGACTCCTAATGCAACCGGATTGTTGTTTTctacaggatattcggacgggGATGAcgattgggcgtggcactgaataCCATGGGTTATACTATGTGGACGAGGTAGCTCAAACTGGCAGAGGGATGTTGGCTCACAGACCTACGGAACGAGAAATGTGGTTATGGCATAGGCGGTTAGGACATCCGTCCTtgagttatttaaatattttatttccaaattCTCCTAAAAGCTTCACTTTTGAATGTCAGACatgtgttttggcaaaaagtcACAGACAATCTTTTAAATCAAGTAATACTAGGGTTGATTCGGTTTTTTCTTTaatacactctgatgtttggggtccttcGCCAATAGTTGGGGGAAATGGATTTCGATATTTCGttctttttattgatgattgcactcgcatgacttgggtatattttcTTAGAAATAAATCTGATGTTTTTTCAAAATTCTCTGATTTTTATTCTATGATTCTTACCCAATTTCAAACCAAAATCAAGGTccttagatccgataatgggggAGAGTATGTCAACACTAAAATGAGAGAGTTTTGTGCTGAAAAAGGTCTTATCCATCAAACATCATGTGCCTATACTccggaacaaaatggggtagctgagAGGAAAAATCGTACAATCCTAAATATAACCCGAGCCCTTATCCTAGATTCCAAAGTCCCAAATTTTTTCTGGCCTGAAGCCGTAGCCACATCTGTATATCTCCTCAATCGACTTCCCACCAAAATTCTCGACCTTAAAAACCCTCTCCAAAAATTATCCACCATGTCTAAAATACCTCCTACCTTGTCCCTCGAACCTCGCATCTTCGGTTGTTCGGTCTTTGTCCATATCCCCAAACATGAGCGTAATAAATTCTCACCCTGTGCAGATAAGTGTGTTTTCATTGGGTATGGGGCTCATCAAAAAGGCTATAGGTGCTATAATCCAAAAACCCGCCAAGTTATCACCACAATGAACTGCACTTTCTTAGAAACTGAATTCTTTTACGCCACCCAACTTCCAAGTCAGGGGGAGAAGGAAATAAATACAATTGACTCGATAAGTTGGCTGCCTATGCCAAATAATCACTACTCTACCGAAGGACTACCAGAGCCAGCTACATCTGTCGCCGAGCATGCCACGAACACACCACAACCTATGGAGCTAGGTGACACCCCAACAGTACCCGTTCCGATATCTGAGGTAACCAACCTTGAGAACTCTGTTAATATTAGCACTGTTGCTACAGAAGAAGAACAGAGAGAGATTATAGATGAAGACACCGGACAGTACATTCGACCTATCCGAAGTACTCGTGGAATTCCACCCAAACGGTACTCACCTGAAAGAACGAGCAGAAGGTCAAAATATCCAGTGGGAAGTATGGCAAGAGCAAACTTAACCAAACTGGCCAGGGCATTTGAAGCTGCCCTCTATGAAGAGGAAATTCCACAAACAGTAAAGGAAGCATTAAAAATCAAGCATTGGAGGGATGCAATGATGGTAGAGCTAAAAGCCCTGGAGAGGAATAAAACATGGAAAAAGTGTCAACTTCCAAAGGGGAAACGGACTGTAGGTTGCAGATGGGTTTTTACTATCAAACGAAGACCAGACGGGTCCATCGAGAGATATAAGGCTCGCCTTGTGGCTAAAGGGTATA
Encoded here:
- the LOC121756046 gene encoding F-box protein At5g49610-like; amino-acid sequence: MAIEILRKLPIRSIMRCKCVCKSWRNHFKRSYTPEPCLAVVNRDKLFPVCDEEYEPLFGFNLPPFYHAHNRVVIDSANGLIFLRDGCANTLFICNPLTREYAELPHLPSRTHSCTFGFGVSKLTGQYKIEEKGCGEASQRHHHMKGLFGYDFEENFRSCCFLNLRAPGDYAVFFNGNLHWLEFDSENNLFVSCFDLEAELFTKFSLPDYDGSKHDHYQLCYGESAMFLRYHME
- the LOC121756047 gene encoding putative F-box protein At3g16210, coding for MQKKDLLTNLPQEMMIEILGRLPISSIITCTHVCKSWRNLIKGGDFATLYTPKPGFGFVHRAMGYAVCDEDYKPLCQFGLPPPHKQDSTTACDRAVVGSVDGLLLVRDGWKILNEILFVCNPIISEYIDLPRPPTRCCVFGFGVSKLSGQYKILCGDYCASCYVYTLGRGGGSWRSIGAAIGRPRLPRENAVFLNGNLHWLTSDPERNPLICCFDLETELFTSYSLPPRYYGNPHRYCLYMNGEYRLCILEGMLCLCDILVCHIAVIWRMNNYEDANSWVKAFTIQLDVCEILLPLKVSANGDLLFTTNTDNKLFTYSKNTGHIVRCEGSDFAKSYNPKPGFAFVHRTKGYAVCDEACKRLRWFNFPPKIEVTTLGCYRAVVGSTNGLLLVWDGSSRCNEILFVCNPITSEYVELPSMPMQGSVFGFGVSRLSGQYKILCGNYYTTCHVYTLGGSWRSVGAAIGHPRLPQDNAAFVC
- the LOC121755097 gene encoding F-box protein At3g07870-like — protein: MKITKRMMNKSAPIALALRRSKRILCFLSNLPQDIIRKILGRLLIRSIMRCKYVCKSWRSMIEGEGGDFGMLHTPQPGLAFVHRDMGFEVCDEACEPLCHFDFPPPLKIYSTTYLLRVVVGSTNGLILVCGIDARLCVCNPITSEYIKLPLQPADSHVVGFGVSKLSGQYKIICGAHVYTLGRGGGCWRGIVGATGRLRLPWENAVFFNGNLHWLTIDSKENTLVCCFDLETELYSNFSLPPPDHIIYDDGYPLYLNGGYQLCVLDGRLCLCDIVQPCRTVIWQMNTYGDANSWVKAYAVGDIIGIILPLKVFANGDLLFAKSDDDQLYIYSKKTERHVKNAHLRQYKSYFYNIVTYIPSFLSLTAMGIPNVQSLSFY